In the Gemmatimonadota bacterium genome, one interval contains:
- a CDS encoding 3-hydroxybutyryl-CoA dehydrogenase, with amino-acid sequence MELDISKVGVVGCGLMGGGIAEVAAKSGFDVIVREVTDELLEKGEARIRKSMERAVQKEKLTAEDRDAALGRLSFTTEVPDLQGCDIVIEAIVEELAAKNALFGELDSLCGGGTIFASNTSSLTITDMAAATSRADRFVGMHFFNPVPVMKLVEVVRTIATSDETFDRAFAFSKALGKTPVAAKDNSGFIVNLLLVPYMLDAIRQLERGVAGVEDIDTAMALGCGYPMGPFVLCDFVGLDTLNMIGEIMYEEYREARYAPPPLLKRIVAMGRFGRKTGMGFYDWSGDKPVPLPL; translated from the coding sequence ATAGAATTGGACATCAGCAAGGTCGGCGTAGTCGGCTGTGGCCTCATGGGCGGCGGCATCGCGGAGGTCGCCGCGAAGAGTGGCTTCGACGTAATCGTTCGAGAGGTGACAGACGAGCTGCTCGAGAAGGGAGAGGCGCGCATTCGCAAGTCGATGGAGCGGGCCGTCCAGAAAGAAAAGCTCACCGCCGAGGACCGCGACGCGGCGCTGGGGCGCCTCAGCTTCACGACGGAGGTACCTGACCTTCAGGGCTGCGACATCGTGATCGAGGCGATCGTCGAGGAGCTGGCGGCGAAGAACGCTCTGTTCGGCGAACTCGATAGCCTGTGCGGTGGAGGCACCATCTTCGCGTCGAACACGAGCTCGCTCACCATCACCGATATGGCCGCGGCGACATCGCGCGCCGACCGCTTCGTGGGCATGCACTTCTTCAATCCGGTACCGGTCATGAAGCTCGTGGAGGTGGTCCGAACGATCGCGACCAGCGACGAGACGTTCGACCGTGCCTTCGCGTTTTCAAAGGCGCTCGGCAAGACGCCTGTCGCGGCGAAGGACAACTCGGGTTTCATCGTGAACCTGCTGCTCGTGCCGTACATGCTCGACGCGATCCGGCAGCTGGAGCGGGGCGTCGCCGGCGTAGAGGACATTGATACGGCGATGGCGCTCGGGTGTGGATACCCCATGGGCCCGTTCGTCCTCTGTGACTTCGTGGGCCTCGACACACTGAACATGATCGGCGAGATCATGTACGAGGAGTACCGTGAGGCGCGGTATGCTCCCCCTCCACTTCTCAAGCGGATTGTAGCGATGGGGCGATTCGGTCGTAAGACTGGAATGGGCTTCTATGACTGGTCGGGAGACAAGCCCGTTCCTCTTCCGTTGTAG
- a CDS encoding 30S ribosomal protein S21, with the protein MVLEVVVQDNESLDRALRRFKRKVQRSGLYSELRKRRYYEKPSAQRKRKREAAIRRERRRQRRNRR; encoded by the coding sequence ATCGTCTTGGAAGTAGTCGTCCAGGATAACGAGAGCCTCGACCGCGCACTGCGGCGCTTCAAGCGCAAGGTGCAGCGTTCTGGTCTTTACTCCGAACTGCGCAAGCGTCGGTACTATGAGAAACCGAGCGCCCAGCGTAAGCGGAAGCGTGAAGCGGCGATTCGTCGCGAGCGCAGGCGTCAGCGTCGAAATAGGCGCTAG
- a CDS encoding acetyl-CoA C-acetyltransferase: MPTQGHPRDVVVLSGKRTGFGTFGGSLKDFTATDLGVIASTAAIEAAGISADQVDHTFFGNALQTSADAIYLARHVALRAGVGQEKGALTVNRLCGSGFEAIVQGAKEIILGEADVCLTGGTESMSQAPHVVRGARFGNLRLGAAGRQFEDLLWESLLDTYCDLTMAQTAEELADRYEVSREEVDRVAVGSQQRAKAAWDAGYFDAEITPVTIKTRKGEVTYAADEHMRPETALEALGALRPYFKEDGLVTAGNASGIGDGAASAVLASAEWAEANGVQPLGRIVSWGFVGVEPQVMGIGPAPASRLALEKAGMSLEDMDLVEVNEAFAAQYKSVEKELGLDPEKTNVNGGAIAITHPLAASGARITIHLLHELRRRGGKFGLGSACIGGGQGGAVVVEAL; the protein is encoded by the coding sequence ATCTCGGTGTGATCGCCAGTACCGCCGCGATCGAGGCGGCAGGCATCTCGGCGGACCAGGTCGATCACACTTTCTTCGGCAACGCTCTGCAGACCTCCGCCGACGCGATCTACCTGGCGCGTCACGTAGCGCTGCGCGCCGGCGTTGGGCAGGAGAAGGGTGCGCTTACCGTGAATCGCCTGTGTGGCTCTGGCTTCGAGGCGATCGTTCAGGGCGCCAAGGAGATCATCCTCGGCGAGGCTGACGTCTGCCTCACCGGCGGTACCGAGTCGATGAGCCAAGCCCCGCACGTGGTGCGCGGCGCCCGCTTCGGCAACCTCCGACTCGGGGCTGCCGGCAGGCAGTTCGAGGACCTTCTCTGGGAGTCCTTGCTCGACACGTATTGCGACCTGACCATGGCGCAGACCGCCGAGGAGTTGGCGGACCGCTACGAGGTGTCACGGGAGGAGGTCGACCGCGTCGCCGTGGGCTCTCAGCAGCGCGCCAAAGCCGCCTGGGACGCCGGCTACTTCGACGCGGAGATCACCCCAGTCACGATCAAGACTCGAAAGGGTGAGGTCACGTATGCGGCAGACGAGCACATGCGTCCCGAGACGGCGCTGGAGGCGCTCGGCGCGCTGCGCCCGTATTTCAAGGAGGACGGCTTGGTCACCGCTGGGAACGCGAGCGGCATTGGTGACGGCGCGGCGAGCGCTGTTCTCGCGAGCGCCGAGTGGGCGGAGGCGAACGGCGTGCAGCCCCTTGGCCGGATCGTGTCGTGGGGCTTCGTCGGTGTCGAGCCGCAAGTGATGGGCATCGGACCCGCGCCCGCGTCCCGTCTTGCGCTGGAGAAGGCCGGAATGTCGTTGGAGGACATGGACCTCGTCGAGGTGAACGAGGCGTTCGCCGCGCAGTACAAGTCGGTCGAGAAGGAGCTCGGCCTCGATCCGGAGAAGACGAACGTGAACGGCGGCGCGATCGCGATCACGCATCCACTGGCGGCTTCCGGTGCGCGGATCACGATCCACCTGCTCCACGAGCTACGTCGTCGCGGCGGCAAGTTCGGGCTTGGCTCGGCGTGCATCGGCGGAGGTCAGGGCGGCGCGGTCGTCGTCGAGGCTCTTTAA
- a CDS encoding helix-turn-helix transcriptional regulator: protein MIVALLSDPYLRTVVGHAARPDEDVVFDPVLATSALERGFPRLLIRSGARTQPFSGIRPDLPVLLLDRALMRSWEVDRLGRDVPAPRLEYLTARLRDVIGRQEYGVSWVDRTLADLSKAAGTPLPGPLRAFARRVLEFPTHYHDLHAMARACHLSRGALKARFRRRGLESPYTYLRWFRMMAVAYLLSDREVTVAQAAYRLGFTSDGNLCRAMVSLTGLTPTEVRTVRGWNRLLIAFVWTYLTPSSLHAWAGLGELFEQRAA from the coding sequence ATGATCGTCGCATTACTCTCAGATCCGTATCTCAGGACGGTTGTGGGGCATGCCGCACGTCCGGACGAGGATGTGGTGTTCGATCCGGTCCTTGCGACGTCTGCGCTCGAACGGGGCTTCCCACGCCTCTTGATCCGCTCGGGCGCGAGGACGCAGCCGTTCAGCGGCATTCGTCCGGATCTCCCGGTTCTCTTGCTAGACCGAGCCTTGATGAGGAGCTGGGAGGTGGACCGCCTGGGCCGGGACGTGCCGGCTCCACGCCTCGAGTACCTCACCGCGCGTCTGCGCGACGTCATCGGCAGGCAAGAGTACGGCGTGTCCTGGGTGGACAGAACGCTGGCCGACCTGAGCAAAGCGGCGGGGACCCCCCTGCCGGGTCCGCTCCGTGCATTTGCACGCCGCGTTCTAGAGTTCCCGACGCATTATCACGACCTGCACGCGATGGCTCGGGCATGCCACCTGAGCAGGGGGGCGTTGAAGGCGAGATTCCGCAGGCGTGGCTTGGAGTCGCCGTACACGTACCTGCGATGGTTCAGAATGATGGCCGTAGCGTACCTGTTGTCCGATCGCGAGGTCACCGTCGCGCAGGCGGCGTACAGGCTCGGCTTCACATCGGATGGCAACCTGTGCCGCGCGATGGTCTCACTGACCGGACTCACGCCGACCGAGGTGCGGACCGTCCGGGGGTGGAACCGTCTGCTTATCGCGTTCGTGTGGACCTACCTGACCCCCTCGTCGCTCCACGCGTGGGCGGGGTTGGGCGAGCTCTTCGAGCAGCGCGCCGCGTAG